A DNA window from Gorilla gorilla gorilla isolate KB3781 chromosome 6, NHGRI_mGorGor1-v2.1_pri, whole genome shotgun sequence contains the following coding sequences:
- the GIMAP6 gene encoding GTPase IMAP family member 6 isoform X1 has product MEEEEYEQIPQDNPPEELSQDPVLELSGGLREKEQKTPRRLRLILMGKTGSGKSATGNSILGRDVFESKLSTRPVTKTSQRRSREWAGKELEVIDTPNILSPQVSPEVADAICQAIVLSAPGPHAVLLVTQLGRFTDEDQQVVRRLQEVFGVGVLGHTILVFTRKEDLAGGSLEDYVRETDNQALAWLDVTLARRHCGFNNRAQGEEQEAQLRELMEKVEAILWENEGDYYSNKAYQYTQQNFRPKELQERQVTQGQGSEDVPVEESWLEGLSQIQKESEEAHRCLLGKADL; this is encoded by the exons atggagGAAGAAGAATATGAACAAATTCCCCAGGACAATCCCCCGGAAGAGCTGTCCCAGGATCCTGTGCTGGAGCTGTCAGGAG GTCTAAGGGAGAAAGAACAGAAGACCccaaggagactgaggctcattCTCATGGGGAAAACAGGAAGTGGGAAGAGTGCAACAGGAAACAGCATCCTCGGCAGGGACGTCTTCGAGTCTAAACTCAGCACCAGACCCGTGACGAAGACCTCCCAGAGACGGAGCCGAGAGTGGGCTGGGAAGGAGCTTGAGGTGATTGACACACCCAACATTCTGTCCCCCCAGGTCTCGCCAGAGGTGGCAGACGCTATCTGCCAAGCCATCGTCTTATCCGCCCCAGGGCCCCACGCCGTGCTCCTGGTGACACAACTGGGCCGGTTCACGGATGAGGATCAGCAGGTGGTCAGGCGCCTGCAGGAGGTCTTTGGAGTGGGGGTTCTGGGTCACACCATCCTGGTGTTCACCCGGAAGGAAGACCTGGCTGGCGGCTCCCTGGAAGACTATGTGCGAGAGACTGACAACCAGGCCCTTGCCTGGCTGGATGTGACCCTTGCACGGCGCCATTGCGGCTTCAACAACAGGGCACAGGGGGAGGAGCAGGAGGCCCAACTGCGAGAGCTAATGGAGAAAGTCGAAGCCATTCTGTGGGAAAACGAAGGAGATTATTACAGCAACAAGGCTTACCAATATACCCAGCAAAACTTTCGGCCGAAAGAACTACAGGAAAGGCAAGTAACCCAGGGCCAAGGCTCTGAGGATGTGCCTGTTGAGGAGTCGTGGCTGGAAGGACTGTCCCAGATCCAGAAGGAATCTGAGGAAGCCCACAGATGCCTGCTGGGGAAGGCTGACCTTTGA
- the GIMAP6 gene encoding GTPase IMAP family member 6 isoform X2 produces MEEEEYEQIPQDNPPEELSQDPVLELSGGLARGGRRYLPSHRLIRPRAPRRAPGDTTGPVHG; encoded by the exons atggagGAAGAAGAATATGAACAAATTCCCCAGGACAATCCCCCGGAAGAGCTGTCCCAGGATCCTGTGCTGGAGCTGTCAGGAG GTCTCGCCAGAGGTGGCAGACGCTATCTGCCAAGCCATCGTCTTATCCGCCCCAGGGCCCCACGCCGTGCTCCTGGTGACACAACTGGGCCGGTTCACGGATGA